A stretch of DNA from Schizosaccharomyces osmophilus chromosome 2, complete sequence:
TATTTTTATCTATTGTTAGGTAGAATCTAATTCCTGAATGTAATTAGAAGGAAACAATCCAACAGGTCCAACTGTGGGTTCAACAACACGACCCTTCCACCAGCCGTCCTTTTGTCGATTCAGAACAATTAATATATCGCCCGATCGCATACTGATTTCTGAGGAAAGTAGAGCCCTATAATTATACAATGCACGCACTAATTAAATGTTAATAGATACTGTTTTTTTAGAATATATTTACATACCGTAACCAAAAATCGGAAATCCATCAGGCGTTATCAATGGATGCGTCGAAAAGTATTTCTCTATGCTGTCGTTCTCCGATAGAGCTGTGTTTGAGGGATGGGCTGCAGAAGAAGTTTGATATTTAGCtgaagatttcttttgcagACTTTCAGGATGCATATTATTTAGAGGAGAGACATGGGAAGATGTCAGAGGTGATTCCCAGCCATTGGAAGTAACCACTTGCGAAGGATTCATTCCTCCTTTTTGGGGAGAATAGGAAGAAGGTAATGCATGCTTCTTCGGTTCGTTCACGCGAAATTCTCGTGGGTCTCTATCAATTGTATCTTTCAAGGACTCTGGCTGAGCATTATATACCGGTAAAGGTGCCTGCTTACCCTTACTTATATCAGAAGGCTCCTTTTTAGAGTTAAATGCTTTTAAATCATTTGAAATAAGAGGATTGAGGCGTAACATCGTCAATGCCTCGCTTAGTCGCGATGTCCGATTTTCTAGCTCAGCATACTCTAGGTAAGAGGGAGAAAGAGATCTTCTCAGCTCGGGTATAGGTTCAGAAAGATGTGTAGGAgattcagaagaagaagataaTGATGACTGTTCGGGCTGTTGGCTAAATTCCGGATTAGTGTAGAGTATAAAATTCTCCATGCTGGCCAAGAGTACGTCAGTAGCTTCCTATAAATTAGCTTAAGCAGGTATCAATTTCATACCATGGATAATATAGATGTTGAAGACCGTTTCACCGCACGATTTACATGCTCCTGTAATGGCTCAAAGACCTGAAGCTGAAAATAGCGGTATGCTTCTAGATGCTCTTTATTGGAATTCATAATCTCAGTACTAACTCTTTTGTAGAAGTCTTTCAACGAAGAACTACTGTGGCTTCCTTTCAGAGATTTCGTCAGTCGAGCCAATTTTCCTGCATAGTCCTGTTCTACTACCATCCTAATTATGTT
This window harbors:
- the sfp47 gene encoding Ubp4 interactor Sfp47, which encodes MDDGEFTVENLLEWNHVVKQRMVVEQDYAGKLARLTKSLKGSHSSSSLKDFYKRVSTEIMNSNKEHLEAYRYFQLQVFEPLQEHVNRAVKRSSTSILSMEATDVLLASMENFILYTNPEFSQQPEQSSLSSSSESPTHLSEPIPELRRSLSPSYLEYAELENRTSRLSEALTMLRLNPLISNDLKAFNSKKEPSDISKGKQAPLPVYNAQPESLKDTIDRDPREFRVNEPKKHALPSSYSPQKGGMNPSQVVTSNGWESPLTSSHVSPLNNMHPESLQKKSSAKYQTSSAAHPSNTALSENDSIEKYFSTHPLITPDGFPIFGYVRALYNYRALLSSEISMRSGDILIVLNRQKDGWWKGRVVEPTVGPVGLFPSNYIQELDST